A genomic segment from Mustela lutreola isolate mMusLut2 chromosome 15, mMusLut2.pri, whole genome shotgun sequence encodes:
- the SEZ6 gene encoding seizure protein 6 homolog isoform X4, whose protein sequence is MRSVALLLLPSLLALLAHGLSSETPTTGDGQAPGIEETDGELTVAPTPEQSERGVHFVTTAPTLKLLNHHPLLEEFLQEGLEGGEEGLRPALPFQPDPPTPFTPSPLPRLTNQDSRPVFTSPTPAMAAAPTHPQARERPWSRESEPPVHHITAPLPPVPSLGSRERPNTTPPSRAWTPTQEGPGDMGRPWAPEVKSQTLGLGVEGSITTSTASGDDEETTTTIVTTTITTVQPPGPCSWNFSGPEGSLDSPTAPSSPTDVGLDCFYYISVYPGYGVEIKVQNISLREGETVTVEGLGGPDPLPLANQSFLLKGQVIRSPTHQAALRFQSLPPPAGPGTFHFHYQAYLLSCHFPRRPAYGAVTVTSLHPGGSARFRCATGYQLKGARLLTCLNATQPFWDFQEPVCIAACGGVTRNATTGRIVSPGFPGNYSNNLTCHWLLEAPEGQRLHLHFEKVSLAEDDDRLIIRNGDNVEAPPVYDSYEVEYLPIEGLLSSGRHFFVELSTDSSGAAAGMALRYEAFQQGHCYEPFVKYGNFSSSAPSYPVGTTVEFSCDPGYTLEQGSIIIECIDPHDPQWNETEPACRAVCSGEITDSAGVVLSPNWPEPYSRGQDCIWGVHVEEDKRVLLDVRVLRIGPGDVLTFYDGDDLTARVLGQYSGPRGHFKLFTSMADVTIQFQSDPGASVLGYQQGFVIHFFEVPRNDTCPELPEIPNGWKSPSQPELVHGTVVTYQCYPGYQVVGSSVLMCQWDLTWSEDLPSCQRVTSCHDPGDVEHSRRLVSSSKFPVGATVQYICDQGFVLTGSPILTCHDRQASSPKWSDRAPKCLLEQLKPCHGLSAPENGAHSPEKRLHPAGATVHFSCAPGYVLKGQASIKCVPGHPSHWSDPPPICRAVAKAPAPSSSLDAAHIAAAIFLPLVVMVLLVGGVYLYFSRLQGKSPLRLPRTRPRPYDRITVESAFDNPTYEIGETKEYEVSI, encoded by the exons GACTCTCCTCAGAGACCCCAACCACGGGGGACGGGCAGGCCCCAGGCATCGAGGAGACAGACGGGGAGCTGACTGTGGCCCCCACACCTGAGCAGTCAGAACGAGGCGTCCACTTCGTCACAACAGCCCCTACGTTGAAGCTGCTCAACCACCACCCACTGCTCGAGGAATTCTTACAAGAAGGGCTGGAGGGTGGCGAGGAGGGGCTGAGGCCAGCACTGCCTTTCCAGCCTGACCCACCAACACCGTTCACCCCGAGTCCCCTTCCCCGCCTGACCAACCAGGACAGCCGCCCTGTCTTCACCAGCCCTACTCCGGCCATGGCTGCAGCTCCCACTCACCCCCAGGCCAGAGAAAGACCCTGGAGCCGGGAGTCTGAGCCCCCTGTACATCATATCACAGCTCCCCTACCTCCCGTACCCAGCCTGGGTTCCAGGGAAAGGCCTAATACTACACCCCCCAGCAGAGCCTGGACCCCGACCCAAGAGGGTCCTGGAGATATGGGCAGACCATGGGCTCCAGAGGTCAAGTCCCAGACCCTGGGGCTTGGGGTGGAGGGATCCATCACGACCTCCACGGCTTCAGGGGACGATGAGGAGACCACCACCACCAttgtcaccaccaccatcaccaccgtcCAGCCACCAG gcccTTGTAGCTGGAATTTCTCAGGCCCGGAGGGCTCTCTGGACTCCCCCACGGCCCCCAGCTCACCTACAGATGTCGGCCTGGACTGTTTCTACTACATTTCCGTCTACCCCGGCTACGGTGTAGAAATCAAG GTCCAGAACATCAGCCTCCGAGAGGGGGAGACGGTGACTGTGGAGGGCCTGGGGGGGCCTGACCCACTGCCCCTGGCCAACCAGTCTTTCCTACTGAAGGGGCAAGTCATCCGTAGCCCCACCCACCAAGCAGCACTGAGGTTCCAGAGCCTCCCACCACCTGCTGGGCCTGGCACCTTCCATTTCCACTACCAAG CCTACCTCCTGAGCTGCCACTTTCCCCGGCGTCCTGCTTATGGAGCCGTGACCGTCACCAGCCTCCACCCAGGAGGTAGCGCCCGCTTCCGCTGTGCCACTGGCTACCAGCTGAAGGGTGCCAGGCTTCTCACCTGTCTCAATGCCACCCAGCCCTTCTGGGATTTCCAGGAGCCTGTCTGCATTG CCGCCTGCGGTGGAGTGACCCGCAATGCCACCACTGGCCGTATTGTCTCCCCGGGCTTCCCGGGCAACTACAGCAACAATCTCACCTGCCACTGGCTGCTTGAGGCCCCAGAAGGCCAGAGGCTGCACTTACACTTTGAGAAGGTTTCCCTGGCAGAGGATGACGACAG ACTCATCATCCGCAATGGAGACAACGTGGAGGCCCCTCCAGTGTATGACTCCTACGAGGTAGAGTACCTGCCCATCGAGGGACTGCTCAGTTCCGGCCGGCACTTCTTCGTGGAGCTCAGCACTGACAGCAGCGGGGCAGCTGCCGGCATGGCCCTGCGCTATGAGG CCTTCCAGCAGGGCCACTGCTATGAACCTTTTGTCAAATACGGCAACTTCAGCAGCAGCGCCCCCTCTTACCCTGTGGGCACCACCGTGGAGTTCAGCTGTGACCCTGGCTACACTCTGGAGCAGGGCTCTATCATCATCGAGTGCATTGACCCCCACGACCCGCAGTGGAACGAGACAGAACCAGCCTGCCGAG CTGTGTGCAGTGGGGAGATCACAGACTCAGCTGGTGTGGTGCTCTCCCCCAACTGGCCGGAGCCTTATAGCCGCGGGCAAGACTGCATCTGGGGTGTGCACGTGGAGGAGGACAAGCGCGTCCTGCTGGACGTCCGAGT GCTGCGCATAGGCCCTGGTGACGTGCTTACCTTCTATGATGGGGACGACCTGACGGCCCGGGTCCTGGGCCAGTACTCAGGGCCCCGTGGCCACTTCAAGCTCTTTACCTCCATGGCCGACGTCACCATACAGTTCCAGTCAGACCCCGGGGCCTCGGTGCTGGGCTACCAACAGGGCTTTGTCATCCACTTCTTTG agGTGCCCCGCAATGACACATGTCCAGAGCTGCCAGAGATCCCCAATGGCTGGAAGAGCCCGTCTCAGCCTGAGCTGGTACATGGTACAGTTGTCACTTACCAGTGCTACCCTGGCTACCAGGTGGTAGGATCTAGTGTCCTTATGTGCCAGTGGGACCTAACCTGGAGCGAGGACCTGCCTTCCTGTCAGAGAG TGACTTCCTGCCATGACCCTGGGGATGTGGAGCACAGCCGACGCCTCGTATCTAGCTCCAAATTTCCTGTGGGGGCCACCGTGCAGTATATCTGTGACCAGGGTTTTGTACTGACCGGTAGTCCCATCCTCACGTGCCACGACCGTCAGGCCAGCAGCCCCAAGTGGAGCGACCGGGCCCCCAAGTGTCTCC TGGAACAGCTCAAGCCATGCCATGGCCTCAGCGCCCCTGAGAATGGTGCCCACAGTCCTGAGAAGCGGCTTCACCCAGCAGGGGCTACTGTCCACTTCTCATGTGCCCCTGGCTATGTGCTGAAGGGCCAGGCCAGCATCAAGTGTGTGCCCGGGCACCCTTCCCATTGGAGTGACCCCCCACCCATCTGTAGGGCTG TTGCCAAGGCACCTGCTCCCTCCAGCTCCCTGGATGCCGCCCACATTGCAGCTGCCATTTTCTTGCCCCTGGTGGTGATGGTGCTCTTGGTGGGAGGTGTGTATCTCTACTTCTCTAG GCTCCAAGGGAAAAGCCCCCTGCGGCTGCCCCGGACGCGACCCCGTCCCTACGACCGCATTACTGTGGAGTCAGCATTTGACAATCCAACTTACGAGATTGGA GAGACGAAAGAATATGAAGTCTCCATCTAG
- the SEZ6 gene encoding seizure protein 6 homolog isoform X2 — protein MRSVALLLLPSLLALLAHGLSSETPTTGDGQAPGIEETDGELTVAPTPEQSERGVHFVTTAPTLKLLNHHPLLEEFLQEGLEGGEEGLRPALPFQPDPPTPFTPSPLPRLTNQDSRPVFTSPTPAMAAAPTHPQARERPWSRESEPPVHHITAPLPPVPSLGSRERPNTTPPSRAWTPTQEGPGDMGRPWAPEVKSQTLGLGVEGSITTSTASGDDEETTTTIVTTTITTVQPPGPCSWNFSGPEGSLDSPTAPSSPTDVGLDCFYYISVYPGYGVEIKVQNISLREGETVTVEGLGGPDPLPLANQSFLLKGQVIRSPTHQAALRFQSLPPPAGPGTFHFHYQAYLLSCHFPRRPAYGAVTVTSLHPGGSARFRCATGYQLKGARLLTCLNATQPFWDFQEPVCIAACGGVTRNATTGRIVSPGFPGNYSNNLTCHWLLEAPEGQRLHLHFEKVSLAEDDDRLIIRNGDNVEAPPVYDSYEVEYLPIEGLLSSGRHFFVELSTDSSGAAAGMALRYEAFQQGHCYEPFVKYGNFSSSAPSYPVGTTVEFSCDPGYTLEQGSIIIECIDPHDPQWNETEPACRAVCSGEITDSAGVVLSPNWPEPYSRGQDCIWGVHVEEDKRVLLDVRVLRIGPGDVLTFYDGDDLTARVLGQYSGPRGHFKLFTSMADVTIQFQSDPGASVLGYQQGFVIHFFEVPRNDTCPELPEIPNGWKSPSQPELVHGTVVTYQCYPGYQVVGSSVLMCQWDLTWSEDLPSCQRVTSCHDPGDVEHSRRLVSSSKFPVGATVQYICDQGFVLTGSPILTCHDRQASSPKWSDRAPKCLLEQLKPCHGLSAPENGAHSPEKRLHPAGATVHFSCAPGYVLKGQASIKCVPGHPSHWSDPPPICRAASLDGFYSGRSLDVAKAPAPSSSLDAAHIAAAIFLPLVVMVLLVGGVYLYFSRLQGKSPLRLPRTRPRPYDRITVESAFDNPTYEIGETKEYEVSI, from the exons GACTCTCCTCAGAGACCCCAACCACGGGGGACGGGCAGGCCCCAGGCATCGAGGAGACAGACGGGGAGCTGACTGTGGCCCCCACACCTGAGCAGTCAGAACGAGGCGTCCACTTCGTCACAACAGCCCCTACGTTGAAGCTGCTCAACCACCACCCACTGCTCGAGGAATTCTTACAAGAAGGGCTGGAGGGTGGCGAGGAGGGGCTGAGGCCAGCACTGCCTTTCCAGCCTGACCCACCAACACCGTTCACCCCGAGTCCCCTTCCCCGCCTGACCAACCAGGACAGCCGCCCTGTCTTCACCAGCCCTACTCCGGCCATGGCTGCAGCTCCCACTCACCCCCAGGCCAGAGAAAGACCCTGGAGCCGGGAGTCTGAGCCCCCTGTACATCATATCACAGCTCCCCTACCTCCCGTACCCAGCCTGGGTTCCAGGGAAAGGCCTAATACTACACCCCCCAGCAGAGCCTGGACCCCGACCCAAGAGGGTCCTGGAGATATGGGCAGACCATGGGCTCCAGAGGTCAAGTCCCAGACCCTGGGGCTTGGGGTGGAGGGATCCATCACGACCTCCACGGCTTCAGGGGACGATGAGGAGACCACCACCACCAttgtcaccaccaccatcaccaccgtcCAGCCACCAG gcccTTGTAGCTGGAATTTCTCAGGCCCGGAGGGCTCTCTGGACTCCCCCACGGCCCCCAGCTCACCTACAGATGTCGGCCTGGACTGTTTCTACTACATTTCCGTCTACCCCGGCTACGGTGTAGAAATCAAG GTCCAGAACATCAGCCTCCGAGAGGGGGAGACGGTGACTGTGGAGGGCCTGGGGGGGCCTGACCCACTGCCCCTGGCCAACCAGTCTTTCCTACTGAAGGGGCAAGTCATCCGTAGCCCCACCCACCAAGCAGCACTGAGGTTCCAGAGCCTCCCACCACCTGCTGGGCCTGGCACCTTCCATTTCCACTACCAAG CCTACCTCCTGAGCTGCCACTTTCCCCGGCGTCCTGCTTATGGAGCCGTGACCGTCACCAGCCTCCACCCAGGAGGTAGCGCCCGCTTCCGCTGTGCCACTGGCTACCAGCTGAAGGGTGCCAGGCTTCTCACCTGTCTCAATGCCACCCAGCCCTTCTGGGATTTCCAGGAGCCTGTCTGCATTG CCGCCTGCGGTGGAGTGACCCGCAATGCCACCACTGGCCGTATTGTCTCCCCGGGCTTCCCGGGCAACTACAGCAACAATCTCACCTGCCACTGGCTGCTTGAGGCCCCAGAAGGCCAGAGGCTGCACTTACACTTTGAGAAGGTTTCCCTGGCAGAGGATGACGACAG ACTCATCATCCGCAATGGAGACAACGTGGAGGCCCCTCCAGTGTATGACTCCTACGAGGTAGAGTACCTGCCCATCGAGGGACTGCTCAGTTCCGGCCGGCACTTCTTCGTGGAGCTCAGCACTGACAGCAGCGGGGCAGCTGCCGGCATGGCCCTGCGCTATGAGG CCTTCCAGCAGGGCCACTGCTATGAACCTTTTGTCAAATACGGCAACTTCAGCAGCAGCGCCCCCTCTTACCCTGTGGGCACCACCGTGGAGTTCAGCTGTGACCCTGGCTACACTCTGGAGCAGGGCTCTATCATCATCGAGTGCATTGACCCCCACGACCCGCAGTGGAACGAGACAGAACCAGCCTGCCGAG CTGTGTGCAGTGGGGAGATCACAGACTCAGCTGGTGTGGTGCTCTCCCCCAACTGGCCGGAGCCTTATAGCCGCGGGCAAGACTGCATCTGGGGTGTGCACGTGGAGGAGGACAAGCGCGTCCTGCTGGACGTCCGAGT GCTGCGCATAGGCCCTGGTGACGTGCTTACCTTCTATGATGGGGACGACCTGACGGCCCGGGTCCTGGGCCAGTACTCAGGGCCCCGTGGCCACTTCAAGCTCTTTACCTCCATGGCCGACGTCACCATACAGTTCCAGTCAGACCCCGGGGCCTCGGTGCTGGGCTACCAACAGGGCTTTGTCATCCACTTCTTTG agGTGCCCCGCAATGACACATGTCCAGAGCTGCCAGAGATCCCCAATGGCTGGAAGAGCCCGTCTCAGCCTGAGCTGGTACATGGTACAGTTGTCACTTACCAGTGCTACCCTGGCTACCAGGTGGTAGGATCTAGTGTCCTTATGTGCCAGTGGGACCTAACCTGGAGCGAGGACCTGCCTTCCTGTCAGAGAG TGACTTCCTGCCATGACCCTGGGGATGTGGAGCACAGCCGACGCCTCGTATCTAGCTCCAAATTTCCTGTGGGGGCCACCGTGCAGTATATCTGTGACCAGGGTTTTGTACTGACCGGTAGTCCCATCCTCACGTGCCACGACCGTCAGGCCAGCAGCCCCAAGTGGAGCGACCGGGCCCCCAAGTGTCTCC TGGAACAGCTCAAGCCATGCCATGGCCTCAGCGCCCCTGAGAATGGTGCCCACAGTCCTGAGAAGCGGCTTCACCCAGCAGGGGCTACTGTCCACTTCTCATGTGCCCCTGGCTATGTGCTGAAGGGCCAGGCCAGCATCAAGTGTGTGCCCGGGCACCCTTCCCATTGGAGTGACCCCCCACCCATCTGTAGGGCTG CCTCTCTGGATGGGTTCTACAGCGGCCGCAGCCTGGATG TTGCCAAGGCACCTGCTCCCTCCAGCTCCCTGGATGCCGCCCACATTGCAGCTGCCATTTTCTTGCCCCTGGTGGTGATGGTGCTCTTGGTGGGAGGTGTGTATCTCTACTTCTCTAG GCTCCAAGGGAAAAGCCCCCTGCGGCTGCCCCGGACGCGACCCCGTCCCTACGACCGCATTACTGTGGAGTCAGCATTTGACAATCCAACTTACGAGATTGGA GAGACGAAAGAATATGAAGTCTCCATCTAG
- the SEZ6 gene encoding seizure protein 6 homolog isoform X3, with product MRSVALLLLPSLLALLAHGLSSETPTTGDGQAPGIEETDGELTVAPTPEQSERGVHFVTTAPTLKLLNHHPLLEEFLQEGLEGGEEGLRPALPFQPDPPTPFTPSPLPRLTNQDSRPVFTSPTPAMAAAPTHPQARERPWSRESEPPVHHITAPLPPVPSLGSRERPNTTPPSRAWTPTQEGPGDMGRPWAPEVKSQTLGLGVEGSITTSTASGDDEETTTTIVTTTITTVQPPGPCSWNFSGPEGSLDSPTAPSSPTDVGLDCFYYISVYPGYGVEIKVQNISLREGETVTVEGLGGPDPLPLANQSFLLKGQVIRSPTHQAALRFQSLPPPAGPGTFHFHYQAYLLSCHFPRRPAYGAVTVTSLHPGGSARFRCATGYQLKGARLLTCLNATQPFWDFQEPVCIAACGGVTRNATTGRIVSPGFPGNYSNNLTCHWLLEAPEGQRLHLHFEKVSLAEDDDRLIIRNGDNVEAPPVYDSYEVEYLPIEGLLSSGRHFFVELSTDSSGAAAGMALRYEAFQQGHCYEPFVKYGNFSSSAPSYPVGTTVEFSCDPGYTLEQGSIIIECIDPHDPQWNETEPACRAVCSGEITDSAGVVLSPNWPEPYSRGQDCIWGVHVEEDKRVLLDVRVLRIGPGDVLTFYDGDDLTARVLGQYSGPRGHFKLFTSMADVTIQFQSDPGASVLGYQQGFVIHFFEVPRNDTCPELPEIPNGWKSPSQPELVHGTVVTYQCYPGYQVVGSSVLMCQWDLTWSEDLPSCQRVTSCHDPGDVEHSRRLVSSSKFPVGATVQYICDQGFVLTGSPILTCHDRQASSPKWSDRAPKCLLEQLKPCHGLSAPENGAHSPEKRLHPAGATVHFSCAPGYVLKGQASIKCVPGHPSHWSDPPPICRAVAKAPAPSSSLDAAHIAAAIFLPLVVMVLLVGGVYLYFSRLQGKSPLRLPRTRPRPYDRITVESAFDNPTYEIGSLYFAGDERI from the exons GACTCTCCTCAGAGACCCCAACCACGGGGGACGGGCAGGCCCCAGGCATCGAGGAGACAGACGGGGAGCTGACTGTGGCCCCCACACCTGAGCAGTCAGAACGAGGCGTCCACTTCGTCACAACAGCCCCTACGTTGAAGCTGCTCAACCACCACCCACTGCTCGAGGAATTCTTACAAGAAGGGCTGGAGGGTGGCGAGGAGGGGCTGAGGCCAGCACTGCCTTTCCAGCCTGACCCACCAACACCGTTCACCCCGAGTCCCCTTCCCCGCCTGACCAACCAGGACAGCCGCCCTGTCTTCACCAGCCCTACTCCGGCCATGGCTGCAGCTCCCACTCACCCCCAGGCCAGAGAAAGACCCTGGAGCCGGGAGTCTGAGCCCCCTGTACATCATATCACAGCTCCCCTACCTCCCGTACCCAGCCTGGGTTCCAGGGAAAGGCCTAATACTACACCCCCCAGCAGAGCCTGGACCCCGACCCAAGAGGGTCCTGGAGATATGGGCAGACCATGGGCTCCAGAGGTCAAGTCCCAGACCCTGGGGCTTGGGGTGGAGGGATCCATCACGACCTCCACGGCTTCAGGGGACGATGAGGAGACCACCACCACCAttgtcaccaccaccatcaccaccgtcCAGCCACCAG gcccTTGTAGCTGGAATTTCTCAGGCCCGGAGGGCTCTCTGGACTCCCCCACGGCCCCCAGCTCACCTACAGATGTCGGCCTGGACTGTTTCTACTACATTTCCGTCTACCCCGGCTACGGTGTAGAAATCAAG GTCCAGAACATCAGCCTCCGAGAGGGGGAGACGGTGACTGTGGAGGGCCTGGGGGGGCCTGACCCACTGCCCCTGGCCAACCAGTCTTTCCTACTGAAGGGGCAAGTCATCCGTAGCCCCACCCACCAAGCAGCACTGAGGTTCCAGAGCCTCCCACCACCTGCTGGGCCTGGCACCTTCCATTTCCACTACCAAG CCTACCTCCTGAGCTGCCACTTTCCCCGGCGTCCTGCTTATGGAGCCGTGACCGTCACCAGCCTCCACCCAGGAGGTAGCGCCCGCTTCCGCTGTGCCACTGGCTACCAGCTGAAGGGTGCCAGGCTTCTCACCTGTCTCAATGCCACCCAGCCCTTCTGGGATTTCCAGGAGCCTGTCTGCATTG CCGCCTGCGGTGGAGTGACCCGCAATGCCACCACTGGCCGTATTGTCTCCCCGGGCTTCCCGGGCAACTACAGCAACAATCTCACCTGCCACTGGCTGCTTGAGGCCCCAGAAGGCCAGAGGCTGCACTTACACTTTGAGAAGGTTTCCCTGGCAGAGGATGACGACAG ACTCATCATCCGCAATGGAGACAACGTGGAGGCCCCTCCAGTGTATGACTCCTACGAGGTAGAGTACCTGCCCATCGAGGGACTGCTCAGTTCCGGCCGGCACTTCTTCGTGGAGCTCAGCACTGACAGCAGCGGGGCAGCTGCCGGCATGGCCCTGCGCTATGAGG CCTTCCAGCAGGGCCACTGCTATGAACCTTTTGTCAAATACGGCAACTTCAGCAGCAGCGCCCCCTCTTACCCTGTGGGCACCACCGTGGAGTTCAGCTGTGACCCTGGCTACACTCTGGAGCAGGGCTCTATCATCATCGAGTGCATTGACCCCCACGACCCGCAGTGGAACGAGACAGAACCAGCCTGCCGAG CTGTGTGCAGTGGGGAGATCACAGACTCAGCTGGTGTGGTGCTCTCCCCCAACTGGCCGGAGCCTTATAGCCGCGGGCAAGACTGCATCTGGGGTGTGCACGTGGAGGAGGACAAGCGCGTCCTGCTGGACGTCCGAGT GCTGCGCATAGGCCCTGGTGACGTGCTTACCTTCTATGATGGGGACGACCTGACGGCCCGGGTCCTGGGCCAGTACTCAGGGCCCCGTGGCCACTTCAAGCTCTTTACCTCCATGGCCGACGTCACCATACAGTTCCAGTCAGACCCCGGGGCCTCGGTGCTGGGCTACCAACAGGGCTTTGTCATCCACTTCTTTG agGTGCCCCGCAATGACACATGTCCAGAGCTGCCAGAGATCCCCAATGGCTGGAAGAGCCCGTCTCAGCCTGAGCTGGTACATGGTACAGTTGTCACTTACCAGTGCTACCCTGGCTACCAGGTGGTAGGATCTAGTGTCCTTATGTGCCAGTGGGACCTAACCTGGAGCGAGGACCTGCCTTCCTGTCAGAGAG TGACTTCCTGCCATGACCCTGGGGATGTGGAGCACAGCCGACGCCTCGTATCTAGCTCCAAATTTCCTGTGGGGGCCACCGTGCAGTATATCTGTGACCAGGGTTTTGTACTGACCGGTAGTCCCATCCTCACGTGCCACGACCGTCAGGCCAGCAGCCCCAAGTGGAGCGACCGGGCCCCCAAGTGTCTCC TGGAACAGCTCAAGCCATGCCATGGCCTCAGCGCCCCTGAGAATGGTGCCCACAGTCCTGAGAAGCGGCTTCACCCAGCAGGGGCTACTGTCCACTTCTCATGTGCCCCTGGCTATGTGCTGAAGGGCCAGGCCAGCATCAAGTGTGTGCCCGGGCACCCTTCCCATTGGAGTGACCCCCCACCCATCTGTAGGGCTG TTGCCAAGGCACCTGCTCCCTCCAGCTCCCTGGATGCCGCCCACATTGCAGCTGCCATTTTCTTGCCCCTGGTGGTGATGGTGCTCTTGGTGGGAGGTGTGTATCTCTACTTCTCTAG GCTCCAAGGGAAAAGCCCCCTGCGGCTGCCCCGGACGCGACCCCGTCCCTACGACCGCATTACTGTGGAGTCAGCATTTGACAATCCAACTTACGAGATTGGA TCTCTTTACTTTGCAGGAGACGAAAGAATATGA